The Miscanthus floridulus cultivar M001 chromosome 6, ASM1932011v1, whole genome shotgun sequence genomic interval TGCCGACGAGCACATCGCTGTCCACCAGAATGATGGTGTGGGTGTCGTAGAAGATGTTCTGAACGGCGTAGTTGTCGCCACCGAGGGTGATGACCGGGGTCTCGGTCGGCGCCTCGCCTTGGCAGGAAATCAACAGGTCGGTGTAGCCGCAGGAGTAGCTGTATCCGTAATCGGCGGTCTCTCTGGTTGCGTTGGGAAGGTAGAAGGGATAGCTGATATTGACGCCGCCGCACATGAACGACTGCGAGCAAATCGAACCGTCATAGGTGGCCGGGAGCGGAGGAGGGAGGATGGCATGGGAGGCAGGGGCATGAACGCACAGGAAGAGGAGGAGACAAGGTAGGAGAGGCATGGCGAGCAAAGAGGTAGCGCTGTGTTCAATCGCTTTTGAGAAGATATATGGTCGCACTGTATTCGCAGAGAAACCGGATCTCTGCTTGAACGTGGACGACCGAGGCGTCAACTCCAGTGTCCAACACACAAAGACTTTTAAAGTGGGCAAGTGGCGACTGGCGACTGGCGACTAAGTCTACCGCGTGATTATGCCCCCTTTGAGGCCTCGAGGGATCAAGTTTCCTGTCAGGGGCAAAGGATCTATGGTGCACGGCGTCGCGGCCTAGAGTGAAATTCCTTTTTTGGTTAGGCGCCTTCATGGCCACACGTGGACGGTAGAACGACGGCGTCGCCACGGTCTGCAGGATAACGACTGCCGCGGTTTGTGTGATCAGGAGAGCGAAACTGCTGATCATTTTGCTCCTCGGAGGTGTGGTCGCTGATCCTCCGTGGGGCACTGGGCCTGCCATGGATGCTGTCGCACCGAACGGGGGAGAAACGCTAGATTCGTGATGTGGGAGTGGGATGGTGTGCTAGTGTGCATGAATCTAAACGCGTGCAAGCCTATCAGGCTACATGCCGAACGATCTCAAATTGATCCCTCCAGTCCTTGCTTCAGACGCCAAATTTTAGGAGCAGCACATGGTTTCTTGGCCCCGGCCTGTTCCTGTTCTGTTACTTACCCATATCTTGTACTAGTATCAGCAGCATCTGTCGACAGAAAACGCAATAAAGTGGTTTTCCGCTGAAAATAAAGTTAGTttgtaaatgaaaaaaaaaaactcccccAACTAACGTCCACACATGGATTTCTTTGTACCAAACCCATATATCCAATGTGGGGGTAGAATAAAGAGGCTTAATTGAGCACAAGTTGCTTGCTAGTTGGCACGGTATGTCTGAAAGCAGTTTCTTCGAAGAAGAAAGTCGTCATTATTTCCAACCACTGGAGCCAATTGCACGTCCAAAGCTGCTTATAAGAGCAGCCAAGTCACATCCATATTCTGTCCACTAATAGACGACTCTCACCAAAATGGTCTCTTTCTCCTTCATCCGCATCCGCGTCCGCATGGTACTCATCTTACTCGCCGTCGCCGCAGCATGCGCCACCGCACTCACCCCACCACCATCCAATGCCACAGACCTTGCTGCACTGCTCGCCTTCAAAGCAATGCTCAAGGACCCCCTTGGTATCCTTGCCAGCAACTGGACTGCTGCTGCAGCATTCTGCTCGTGGGCGGGGGTCTCTTGTGACAGCAGGCAGCGCGTCACTGGCCTTGAGTTCAGCGACATGCCGCTCCAGGGCAGCATCACGCCACAGCTTGGTAATCTCTCTTTCCTCTCGACCCTTGTCCTCAGCAACACCAGCATCATGGGTCCCGCGCCACACGAGCTTGGCAGTCTGCCCTTGCTTCAAACTCTTGATCTATCACAGAACAGCTTGTCAGGTACCATCCCTCGCAACCTTGGCAACACCACTAGGCTTGAGATTCTTGATCTTGCTTACAATAACTTCTTTGGGGGGATTCCACATGAATTGCAAAATTTGCACAGCCTTAGTTCGTTAAGATTGCAACTTAATGATCTAAGCGGACCAATTCCGCAGAGCCTGTTCAACAGCACACCCAATTTGAGTGAAATACATCTTGGCTCGAATAGGTTGACAGGAGCAATTCCTGATAGTGTCAGCTCATTACTAAAGCTGGAGGTGCTTGTCCTAGAAAAAAATCTTCTCTCAGGCTCCATGCCACCTTCTTTGTTTAATATTTCGCAGCTTCAAGTACTATCTGTCGGACGAAACAATCTCTCAGGTCCCATTCCTGGAAATGAGAGCTTTCACCTCCCTATGCTGCAAGTGCTGATTCTCCAAGAAAACCATTTCAACGGGCCAATCCCTTTAGGACTCTCTGCATGTAAGAACCTTGACGAACTCTACGTTGGTGTGAACAATTTCACTGGTTCTGTGCCGTCATGGCTAGCAACACTTCCAAGCCTTACTGCAATATCCTTGTCAATGAATAACCTGACTGGAATGATCCCAGTTGAGCTGAGCAACCATACCGTGCTTCTTGTGTTGGACCTCAGTGAAAACAATCTACATGGGGAGATTCCACCAGAACTGGGACAGTTGAGAAACCTCCAGTTTCTAGGTCTTGCAAACAACCAAATAACTGGTGTCATTCCAGAATCCATAGGCAATCTATCCAACCTTACCCAAATAGACTTATTTGGAAACAGATTGACAGGATCAGTGCCGATGTCATTTAGCAACTTGCTGAATCTCCGTCGCATCTATGTTGATGAGAACCATCTCTCTGGGAATCTAGATTTCCTAGCTGCATTATCCAACTGCAGAAGCCTGACTACCATTGGCATAGCAAACAATGAGTTCACAGGGAGGCTACCAACTTCAATTGGAAACCTTAGCACGCTGCTAGAAACTTTTCAAGTAGCTAACAACAACATCAATGGAAGCATCCCCGGTACATTGGCTAACCTTACCAGCTTATTAGAACTGTATCTTGGTGGAAACAACCTGAGTGGGAAGATCCCTACACCAATCACTGCAATGAACAATCTCCAAGAATTGGACCTCTCCTACAACAGCTTGTCTGGCACCATCCCAGAAGAAATCAGTAGATTAACAAACCTAGTTCATTTACGTCTTGACAGCAATAAACTAACTGGTCCCATTCCAAGCAATATCAATAGCCTAAGCCAGCTGCAAATTATGACATTATCCCAAAACTCATTGTCTTCAACCATACCAACAAGTCTGTGGGATCTTCAGAACCTCATTGAGCTTGATTTGTCACAGAACTCTTTAAGTGGGTTCCTGCCTGCTGATGTTGGAAAATTGACAGCAATTACCGGGATGGATTTATCAGGAAACAAGCTATCAGGTGACATCCCAGTTTCCTTGGGTGAACTCCGCATGATGATATATCTCAATCTGTCCAGAAATTTATTCCAAGGATCAATACCTGGTTCATTTGGCAATATGCTTAATATTGAGGAATTGGATCTATCCTCCAATGCACTTTCTGGTGCCATCCCAAAATCCTTGACCAATCTCACTTACCTTGCCAACTTGAACCTTTCTTTTAACAGATTGGATGGACAGATACCAGAAGGAGGAGTGTTCTCAAATATCACACTCAAATCATTGATGGGGAACAATGCGCTGTGTGGCCTTCCTCGCCTAGGTATAGCTCAGTGCCAGAACACCAGCAATCAGTCGCGACCAAAAAACCTGTTGATAA includes:
- the LOC136456418 gene encoding receptor kinase-like protein Xa21, with translation MVSFSFIRIRVRMVLILLAVAAACATALTPPPSNATDLAALLAFKAMLKDPLGILASNWTAAAAFCSWAGVSCDSRQRVTGLEFSDMPLQGSITPQLGNLSFLSTLVLSNTSIMGPAPHELGSLPLLQTLDLSQNSLSGTIPRNLGNTTRLEILDLAYNNFFGGIPHELQNLHSLSSLRLQLNDLSGPIPQSLFNSTPNLSEIHLGSNRLTGAIPDSVSSLLKLEVLVLEKNLLSGSMPPSLFNISQLQVLSVGRNNLSGPIPGNESFHLPMLQVLILQENHFNGPIPLGLSACKNLDELYVGVNNFTGSVPSWLATLPSLTAISLSMNNLTGMIPVELSNHTVLLVLDLSENNLHGEIPPELGQLRNLQFLGLANNQITGVIPESIGNLSNLTQIDLFGNRLTGSVPMSFSNLLNLRRIYVDENHLSGNLDFLAALSNCRSLTTIGIANNEFTGRLPTSIGNLSTLLETFQVANNNINGSIPGTLANLTSLLELYLGGNNLSGKIPTPITAMNNLQELDLSYNSLSGTIPEEISRLTNLVHLRLDSNKLTGPIPSNINSLSQLQIMTLSQNSLSSTIPTSLWDLQNLIELDLSQNSLSGFLPADVGKLTAITGMDLSGNKLSGDIPVSLGELRMMIYLNLSRNLFQGSIPGSFGNMLNIEELDLSSNALSGAIPKSLTNLTYLANLNLSFNRLDGQIPEGGVFSNITLKSLMGNNALCGLPRLGIAQCQNTSNQSRPKNLLIKVLLPSLLAFFALAVFLYMLVRMKVNNQRKMLVPSDTDLQNYQVISYYELVRATSNFTDDNLLGEGSFGKVFKGELDNGSLIAVKVLNMQHESASKSFDKECSALRMARHRNLVKIISTCSNLDFKALILEYMPHGSLDDWLYSNNGRQLSFLQRVGIMLDVAMALEYLHHQHFEAVLHCDLKPSNILLDKDMIAHVSDFGISKLLVGDDNSITLTSMPGTVGYMAPEFGSTGKASRASDVYSYGIVLLEVFMRKRPIDSMFVGDISLRQWVSQAFPYQLTNVVDSSIQKELNNGIQDTSKPPENFSILSTCLASIIDLALLCSSATPDERIPMSDVVVKLNKIKSNYSSMVAVPGIA